The Arcobacter roscoffensis genome segment ACCCTAGTGTAAATAAAAACCTAATTGAAAGTATTGAACAAAAAGGCTTAGTCTTATCTGCTTATGAAGAAAAACAAAAAGCAAGAAACTATACTTTTGTTCTAAGAAATGAAATAGTTGTAGCCTTAGGTGAAGTTCTTATTGTTACACAAGCTGATTTAAATTCAGGAAGTTTAACTTCTGTTGAATATGCACTTAAAATGGGCAAAAAAGTCTATACCCTACCCCATAGAATAAATGAAAGTTTAGGTACACAAAAACTAGTACAAGAAGGCTTAATTGAAGCAATATATGATATTGATACCTTTGTAAATATATTTGCTAAAACTTCTTTTATTAAGCCTTTAAAAGATGATTTTTTAGAATACTGTCAAGGCTCACCTACTTATGATGAAGCTGTTTTAAAATATAGCGATAAAGTTTTTGAATATGAACTTCTTGGAAAAATTCAAATTAAAAATGGAAAAGTTTTTGTTTTATAAAAAGCAATATTTTACTATATAATATTTTTATATTTATATATCATATGCTAAAAAATTCAAGGACTTAATATGAATTTAAAAGTAGCTCAAATAAGTGATGTTGATTCAATTTTAAAACTACATTATAAGTATCAAGTAGATTCAATAAAAGAAGATGATAAAAAAGATGGTTTTGTAACAACTGCTTTTACTAAAGAGCAGTTAGAAGATATTATAAAAAAAGAACAAGGTATTTTTATTGCAGTTGATGAAAAGGAAGAAGTTTTAGCATATGTTATGTCTGCTTCATGGCAATACTGGTCAAAATGGCCTATGTTTGCTTTTATGATTGAAGACTTACCAAACCTTAATATATACAAAGGTAAAAAAATTACAGTAGATAATTCATATCAGTATGGGCCTGTATGTGTAGACAAAAAAGTAAGGGGTACTGGTATTTTAGAAAAGCTATTTGATTTTGCTCTTGATTATATGTCTAAAAGATATGAAATTTTAGTAACTTTTGTGAATAAAATAAACCCAAGATCATATGAAGCCCATAAAAGAAAGCTTGGACTTGAAGTAATCCAAGAATTTCAATACAATAACAATAACTACTACGAATTAGTATATGATACAAGTAAAAGAGTTTCACAAAGGTAAGAATGTCTAAGATTTTTTATATAGATAATCACTTCAAAAATATAACTATGAATAAGCACTTCCATGAGGAGTATACTATTAGTTTAGTATATGAGGGAGTGCATACTTTTATCACTGAAAAAGGTACTTTAAACGCAAGAGCAAACTCACTTCAAATAATCAATCCTTTTGAATACCACAGTACCCAAAAAAGTACTTGGTCTCATTTAAATATAATGATTCCAAAAGCTATCTTTGAACAAACAGCAAAAAACATACTTCAAAAAGAAATAGATTTTAGTATTACTTTAGAAAATATTATAAGTGATGAAGTAAGTATATCACTATTTAAAGACTTGTATGAAAGCTTAGAAAATGAGAATGTAAATGAAATACTAATCGATAGCAATCTTATAAATTTTGTAGAAAATTTACTTGAATTTCATTCACTCATAAAAGAAGAAAATATTAAAGCTACAAATTTAAATAAAGACAAAATAGAAAAGAGTCTTAAGTATATAGAAAAAAATATATACAGACAAGATTTAAATCTTGAAGATATCGCTTCACATATAAACTTATCAAAAT includes the following:
- a CDS encoding DNA-processing protein DprA, producing the protein MESIEQKGLVLSAYEEKQKARNYTFVLRNEIVVALGEVLIVTQADLNSGSLTSVEYALKMGKKVYTLPHRINESLGTQKLVQEGLIEAIYDIDTFVNIFAKTSFIKPLKDDFLEYCQGSPTYDEAVLKYSDKVFEYELLGKIQIKNGKVFVL
- a CDS encoding GNAT family acetyltransferase — protein: MNLKVAQISDVDSILKLHYKYQVDSIKEDDKKDGFVTTAFTKEQLEDIIKKEQGIFIAVDEKEEVLAYVMSASWQYWSKWPMFAFMIEDLPNLNIYKGKKITVDNSYQYGPVCVDKKVRGTGILEKLFDFALDYMSKRYEILVTFVNKINPRSYEAHKRKLGLEVIQEFQYNNNNYYELVYDTSKRVSQR
- a CDS encoding AraC family transcriptional regulator, which translates into the protein MSKIFYIDNHFKNITMNKHFHEEYTISLVYEGVHTFITEKGTLNARANSLQIINPFEYHSTQKSTWSHLNIMIPKAIFEQTAKNILQKEIDFSITLENIISDEVSISLFKDLYESLENENVNEILIDSNLINFVENLLEFHSLIKEENIKATNLNKDKIEKSLKYIEKNIYRQDLNLEDIASHINLSKYHFLREFKKKTGLTVNQFIQVKKVVKIRELQKQNLPLSHIAYECGFTDQSHMIKVFKKHVGYTPSKVKNSTTS